The genomic interval ATGCGCGACAGGGTCATGAGAGTTCACCTTCCGCTGCTCATGGCGACGCTCCTCGCCCTGCCGATCGGGGCGCAGGAGAATCCGCGGACCGTGGGGGTTTCGGGCGAAAAGGAGGCACGGTCCGCGGATCTGATCGTGGGGCCGGGCGTGGCCGAGGTGCCGGAGTCAGCGGCGGCGGTTCCCGAAGCGGAGGAAGAGCAAGCCGACGCGGTGGGGCGGGTGATCCTGGCGGCGGTGCCGGAGCTGGGGGAGCGGAAGACGGCCGAGGACGCGGTCGATCGGCTCATCGGTCTCAAGGACGTCCGCGTGAAGCGGCTGTTCGAGCGGCTGGTGGCCTCGGAGGTCTACGAGCGCGGCGACGAAGCCGGAATCGTGTGGGCACCGGTCATCGCCGACGCCGAGGACGGCTCCGGGATGCAAGCCAGCCTCTACCCGCTGCTCGCGGAGGGGGAGGCGGCGGCCTCGGAGGGGGAGACGGCGCTGCCGGCGGCACCGCCCTCCGCCGTGGTGCCCTTCGACGAGCTCAAACGCTTCCGCGTCTTCCGGCCGGCGCTCAACCGGATCCGCGATTCGCTGGCGCTCATCGGGCTCGAGCTCGACGACCCCGCCGAGCGGGAGCGGGCGGCGATCGACACCGGGAACAAGCGGCAGAGCGAGGCCGTCCCGCTGCTGGTCGAACTCGCGGAGGAGGACCCGGACGCCGGCGTCCGCCGGGCCGCGGCGGAGAGCCTCGCACTGATCCGGGCGTCCGGCGGCGACCCCGCCGCGACGCCCGGGCAGGTCGTCGCCGCCGTCGAGCAGATCGGGACGCTCAAGAGCATCCGCGGGCTGGACCTGCTCGACCGGCTGGCCGCCGACGAGGAAGCAACGCCGGCGGTGCGTTCCGCGGCCGCCGCCGCCGCGGCGCAGGTCCAGCGGCACATCACCGCCACCAACTGGATCAAGAACGCGTTCTTCGGGCTCTCGCTGGGCTCGATCCTCGTGCTGATGGCGCTGGGCCTGGCCATCACCTTCGGGCTGATGGGCGTCATCAACATGGCCCACGGCGAGATGCTGATGATCGGGGCGGTGGGCACCTGGGCCACGTTCACCTGCCTCTCCGGCGGGCAGCTGTTCTCCTGGCTCCCGGGGCTGGACACCGGCCTCTCGGCCGGCTGGCTCTACGCGGTCGCGCTGCCGGTGTCGTTCCTCGTCGCCGCCGCGGCGGGCTGGCTGGTGGAGGCGACGATCGTCCGCTTCCTCTACAAGCGGCCGCTGGACTCGCTGCTGGCGACGATCGGCGTGAGCTTCGTGCTCATCCAGCTGGTGCGGAACTGGAAGGGCGACAACCTCCCGCTGGTGCGGCCGGCGTGGGCGGGCGGGTCGATCGAGCTGATGCAGGACGTGTCCTTCTCGACCGCCCGGCTGTTCATCATCGCCCTGTCGATCGCCTGCGTCGTCGCCGTCGCGGCGATCTTCCGGTTCACCAAGGCCGGCCTGCTGGTGCGGGCGACCTCGCAGAACCGGGACATGGCCCGGGCGCTCGGCGTGAACACCCGCCGGGTGGACGCGCTGACCTTTGCCTTCGGCTCGGGGCTCGCGGGCATCGCCGGCTACGGGCTGTACCTCATCGCGAGCGTCTCGCCGCAGATGGGCCAGGGCTACATCGTCGACAGCTTCCTGGTCGTCGTCGTCGGCGGCGTCGGCCAGCTCGCCGGCGTGGTGCTGAGCGGCTTCGGCATCGGCTTCGCCCAGAAGATGCTCGAGCCGCTGGAGCTGATCACCGAGCCCATCCGCCTCTTCGACGCGACGTGGGCGAACGTGGCGGTGCTCGCGGGCGTGGTGCTGTTCATCCAGCGGCGGCCCGGCGGGCTGTTCCCCGAGCGCGGCCGGCAGGCGAACCTGGCGACCGGCGACGAAGCGCCGTGGGCGTCGCGGCCGAGCGGGTGGACCGACGCGCTGATGATGTCGCTGCTGGTCGGCCTCGGCCTCGTGCTCGTGCCGATCCTCTACGGCAGCGGCACGCTGTCGATCGACGACGTGAACCGCTACGGCTACTTCGCCACCTACGCGATCTGCGCCGTCGGGCTCGATCTCCTGTGGGGCTACGTCGGCGTGCTGAGCCTGTGCCAGTTCCTGTTCTTCGCCTTCGGGGCGTACGCGGCCGGCTTCTACCTCATCAACCACGGGCCGAAGATCAACGGCATCCCCGAGTGCCTGTACTACGTGATGAGCGGGACCGGCGACCTCACGGCCCCCGCGTACCTGTCGCTCTTTGAGAACGGCTTCGTCTCGCTGCTGCTCGCGCTGCTCATCCCCGGGGCGGTGGCGTTCGCGCTGGGCGTGGTGATGTTCCGCAGCCGGGTGAAGGGCGTGTACTTCGCCATCCTCACGCAGACCTTCACGGTGATCGCGCTCCGCGTGTTCCAGAAGAACGAGCTGGGGATGGGCGGCACCAACGGCATCCGCATCACCTTCACCGAGACGCTCTTCGGCCACCCGATCATGACCACCGAGGGGCTCGGCCCCTTCGAGCAGACCCGCTTCCGGCTGTACGCGATCTCGGTGGTCGCGCTGATCCTCTCGGTCGTCGTCGCGAAGCTGATCACCCGCTCCCGCTACGGCCGCGTGCTGCTGGCGATCCGCGACGACGAGACGCGGCTGCGCTTCGGCGGCTACCGGACGTGGTTGTTCAAGGCCGGCGTCTTCGCGGTCGCCGGCGTGATGGCCGGGCTCGGCGGGGCGCTGTACCTGCCGCAGAAGGGCATCATCACCCCCGGCGACATGGCTCCCTACTGGTCCATCCTCGTCGTCGCCTGGGTCGCGGTCGGCGGCCGCGGCACGGTCTGGGGCGCCGTGATCGGCGCCATCGGCGTCTCGGCGATGTACGCGTGGATGACCTCGAACCACCCCGCCTACTGGATGTTCGCTTTGGGCGCCCTGTTCATCCTGACGCCGCTGCTCCTGCCCGGCGGGGTGATGAGCCTGCCGGCGATGCTCGGTGGGCGGTTGCGGAAGGCGGGTGGGGCGTGAGGGCCCGTTTCTCGACCTGCGGTGTCCGGGGACCGGAAGCATCGCGGGCACCGCTGCGCGGAACACGGAGGGCACGGAGGCACAGAGGCACGGAGAGAGGCACCGAGGTGGAGCGAGCGAGTTCCTGCTTGCCTCTGTGTCCTCCTCCGTGCCTCTGTGCCTCCTCTTCCTCTGTGATGGAGCGAAGCGACTGCCCGGGTGCGGGAGGCCACGAGTGATGAACGACCCGAAGCAGTACGACTACAGGGTCGAGGGCCCGCGGCAGAGCCAGCTCTGGGCGAGCCGGTACCTGCTGTTCCTGCAGGACGTGACGGCGGTGTTCGACGGCTTCAAGGCGCTCGACATCGAGGACCTGGGCCTCGGGCACAACGAGCTGCGCGTGGTGGTGGGGCCCAACGGGGCGGGCAAGACGACGATGTGCGACGTGATCTCGGGGATGACCCGGCCGACCACCGGCAAGGTGTACTTCGGCGGCGAGGACGTAACCGGCCTCCAGGAGGCCGAGATCGCCCGCCGCGGCGTGGGTCGGAAGTTCCAGGTGCCCAACGTGTTCGACTCGCTGACCGTCCGCGAGAACATGCTGCTCGCGCTGCCCGAGGACGGCCCCCGGATCGGCGGCAAGGAGCACCGCCGGACCAGCGACCCGAGGACGCACGGCCGCGGGGGCCTGGCCTTGCACGCGGCCTGGAGGTCGCTGAAGCACGCGGGCGGACGCGAGACCTCCGCAACACGCGACCGCATCGACGCGCTGCTCTCCCGCGTCCGCCTGCTCGACGATGCCGACACCCCCGCTCGCGGCCTGAGCCACGGCCAGCGGCAGTGGCTCGCGATCTCCTCGCTGATCCTCAAGAAGCCGCGGCTGCTGCTGGTGGACGAGCCGGCGGCGGGACTCACCGACGCCGAGACCGCGCTGACCGCGGAGCTGCTGCTGGAACTCCGGAGCGACCACGCGATCGTCTGCATCGAGCACGACATGGAGTTCGTCCGCCTCCTCGACGCCCGCGTCACCGTTCTCAACGAGGGCCGGGTCCTCGCGGAGGGCCCGCTCGCCGAGATCCAGGCCGACGCGGCGGTCATCGAGGCGTACCTGGGACGATGAGCTTGTCTCGGATCCGTCCGGCCTTCGCGACCCGGAACGATGCACCATGCTTGAAGCCACCGACATCGACTTCTCCTACGGCGGCGTCCGGGCGCTCTCGGGGGTGAGCCTCGCGGCGCGGGCCGGCGAGATCCTCTGCGTGACCGGCCGCAACGGCGTGGGCAAGACCACGCTCATGCGCTGCGTGATGGGGCTGGAGAAGGCCGCCGGCGGGAGCGTCACGCTCGACGGCGTCGACGTGACGAAGCTGGCCGCCGAGAAGCGGGCGGCCGCGGGGGTCGCGCTGGTGCCGCAGGGCCGCATGATCTTCCCAAAGCTGACGGTCGAGGAGAACCTCCGCATCGGGCTGCAGGCCCGCCGCGACGGCGTGAAGAAGATCCCGGCGGAGATCTACGACACGTTCCCGATCCTCCGCGACTTCCTGAAGCGCAAGGGCGGCGACCTCTCCGGCGGCCAGCAGCAGCAGCTGGCGATCGGCCGGGCGATGGCGGGCGGCCCGAAGGCGATGCTCCTCGACGAGCCGACCGAGGGGATCCAGCCCAACATCATCCAGGAGATCGGCCGCGTGCTCCAGCGGCTCGCCGCGGGCGGCATGGCGGTCGTGCTCGTCGAGCAGTACCTGGACTTCGTGAAGGAGATCGGCGACCGGGTCGCGGTGATGAACCGCGGGTCGGTGGTCGCCTCGGGCGACATGAGCGTGCTCACGCCGGAGCTGGAGCGGGAGTACCTGGGGGTTTGAGATTCCGGTGGCGGTAGACTGAAACCATGTCGCACCCCGGCACCCTCGCCCCCCCGATGACGGTGGAGCACTTCGAGCGGCTCTCCGCCGCCAGCGACGAACGGATGGAACTCATCCGCGGAAAGGTGATTGCCGCGTCTCCAGCCGGAGTCCATCACGGACTCGTCACCCAACGCCTCGCTCGGATCATCTCCAACTTCGTCTACGAGAACGCTCTGGGCGACGTTGCGGCCGCCGAAACCGGCTTCCGGCTGTCGCTGCCGGACGACGACCCCGCGGAGCCGACGGTCCGCGCCCCCGACATCGCCTTCCTGCGGAAGGCCGGGTCCGCGCGGCCCTGACGGCATCCTTCTGCCCGATCCCGCCGGACCTGGCCGTGGAGACGCTTTCGCCCGGTGACGGCGCGGCCGAAGTCGCGGAGAAGGTGGCGTGGTGGCTCGCCACCGGCACGCCGGAGGTGTGGTCGGTCGATCCCGCCAACCGCACGCTGACCCGGCACCTGCCCGACCGCACCAGCCGCACGTTCACGCGCGAGGAGGGCGTCGAAGCGGCGCCGGTGTTCCCGGGGCTCCGCGTGGAGCTGGCGGGGCTCTTCGCCTTCCCCGCCGGCTGATCCGCGCCGCGGACCGCGGGCGATCGGCGGCGACGCGGCCCGCGGTCCGCGGGCGCGACGCCGCGGTTCGGATCTGCCATGCTCCCGGCGTGCACGCCACGCCGCGGATCCCGAGCACCGCCGGCACCGGCCGCGCCCGCGTCGAGCGGGTGGCGGGGCGGTCGGTCGTCACCTCGTCGTACGCGACGAGCCCGATGAAGCTGCTGACGCCGCGGACCGCGGGCGGCGGTGCGGCGTCGGTCGTGGTCAGCGGCTTCGGCGGCGGGATCCTCAGCGGGGACACGCTGAGCCTGGACCTCGACGTCGGCCCGGCCGCCGTCGCGACGCTCGGCACGCAGGCGAGCACCAAGATCTTCCACGCCGACGCGGAGGGCCGACCGGCAACGCAGCGGCTCGGCGCCCGCGTCGCGGCGGAGGGCTTCCTCGCCGTCCTGCCCGATCCGGTGGTCTGCTTCGCCGACGCGGCCTACGAGCAGCGGCAACGCTTCGACCTGGAGGACGGGGCGGGCCTCGTGCTGCTCGACGCCTTCACCGCCGGCCGCGTGGCCCGGAGCGAGCGCTGGCGCTTCCGCCGCTTCGCGTCACGCAACGAGGTCTTCCTCCGCGGCAGGCTTCTCCTGCACGAGGCGCTGGAGCTGCGCGGCGAAGACGCCGCCGACGAGCTCGTGACCGGCGGCTTCGACGCGTTCGCCACGCTCGCCTTCGCGGGCTCGGCGGCCGCCGATCCGGAAGTCGCCGGGTGGCTCGGGGCGGTTTCTGGCCGCCGCCCGCGGCGCGGCGACGCCGTCCGCGTTTCCGCCGGCCGCGTCGGGGACCGCCCGCTGGTGACCGCCCGCTTCGCGGGGCCCTCGGCCGAGCACGTTCACGCCGAGCTCCGCGCCGCGCTCGGCTGCGTCGCCACCCGCACCGGCACCGCCTTCGGCGACCGCCGCTTCTGATCCGAGCCTTCGTGGTGTCAGCCTCCCACGCCGCTGCCCTTCTGGAAGGTCAGCGTCCGGCCCGGCCGCCCGCGGGGCGGCACCGGCTGCACGATGGCCCGTTGGGCCTCGGTCAGCCTCGCGAGGAACTCGTCGCTGGGGATGTAGTTCAGGCGGTTGGCGAGCAGCTGGGGCGAGTAGCGGTAGACCATGATGCGGCGCTCGCCGGGGTTGGTCCGCGGCATCGAGCCGTGGCAGATGCCGTCGGTGAACATCACCGCGTCGCCGGCGTTGAGATTCACCTCGCACATGCCCAGGGTGTCGACGCCGCTGGCGCCGAGGTCCCACATCGACTTGCCGCTCTCGGTGGCGAGCGGGTGGCCGAAGCGCTGCTTGTGGCTACCGGGGATGAGCGTGGTCCCGCCGTCGCCGGGGCCGATGTCGTCGAGGGCCATGAGGATGTTGATCTGCCCGACCGCCCACTTGCCGTTGAGCCATTGGAACAGGCCGGTGAAGCGGACGCTGTCGCCGCCGGAGTGGGTGGGGATGAAGCCCCCGCCGCGGCGGAGGTTCAGGAAGCACTCGTCGATGCTCAGCCTGTGCTGCGTGCTGTCGCCGACGATGTAGCGGCGGACCTGGTCGATCCACGCCGGCTGGTCGATCAGCTCCTGGAAGACCGGGTTGTCGGCTTCCATGATGTTCTGAAAGTTCAGGCCGTCCTTGGAGCCGTAGGTGTGGACCTCAACGTCACCCACCCAGTCGCCGGATTCGAGGCGGTCGGTGTCTTGGCGGTCGACCCAGCCGTTGATCTTTTCGAGCTGCAGGGGCGAGAGCACGTTGCGCAGGATCCGGTAGCCCTGCACGTCGAAGAGGTAGTCTGCCTCGGCGTCGGAGAGGTCTCGGCCGTTGGCCGGATCGGGGGCGAGGGGGAGCGTGACGGGTGCATCGGGGCTGGAGGGGGGCGATTGGGGGGCGAGGGCGGTCATGGGCGGTGGGGGGAGAGAGAAACGACGAACGACCGTCCAGCATGCCACCCGCCGCCGGGCGCGTCCTTGCTCCGCTCGCCGCAATGTGTTCAATTTGTGCCGTGACGCCGCCTCCGCCTCCCGATTCTTCGCCTCCCGCTCCAGCGCTCCCACGGGCTCTGCCGGTGCCGGCGGAGCGCAGCGGCTGGGCCGGGCACCGCGTGGCCGGGACCGCGCCGCGGATGAGCCAGAGCCACCGGCACGACGAGCTGGAGCTGAACCTGGTGACCGCGGGCCGCGCCGCCTACGTCGTGGACGGCCGCCGCGTGGAGCTCAATCCCGACGCGGCGCTGTGGTTGTGGCCGGACCAGGAGCACCTGCTGATCCAGTCGTCGGAGGCGTTCGCGATGTGGGTCGTCGTCTGGCGGCAGGACGCGGTCCGGGCGGCGGCCGGCGGGGACGGGGACGGCTGCGTGCCGCTGGGGCCGGCGGCGTCGGACGCCGCGCTTCTGGCCCCCCGGGCGCTGTCCGAGCGTGTCGCCGCCGATCTGTGCGTGGTCGCGGCGGGGATCGCCCGGGCGCGTTCGCCCGGCCACGAGGCGGCCGGGCTGGCTTGGCTGCTCCGCGAGGCCTGGGGAGCCTTCCTCGCCGCCGAGGACGTGCCCTCGGGCTCGCGCCTGCACCCCGCGGTCGAGGGCGCCGCCCGCTGGCTCGGCGCGCACGCGCACGAACCCGCCGCGGACGACCTCGACGCGCTGGCCGCCCGCTGCGGCCTCAGCCGCTCACGGCTCTCGCGCCTGTTCGCCGCCCAGGTCGGCGAGACGCTCGCCGCGCACCGGCAGCGCCGGCGCCTCGAGGCGGCGCTCCGCCACCTCGGCGCCGCCGGCCGCGACGGCACCCCCGGCCGGGCGACGATGCTCGACGCCGCCTTCGCCGGGGGTTTCGGCAGCTACCCCGCCTTCTACCGGGCCCACGTCGCGCACCTGGGCTGCGGGCCGGCGGAGGCGCGGCGTGCGGAGCGGGGGGGCCGCTGACCCACGCCCGCGCGTCCCTTTCGCCCCGACGCCCCCCGCGCACGCGCCGAGCACGCCGGCGCGGTTCCGCTGGCGGCCCAGCGCCCGCGGGTGGAGCGCGGCGGCGGGCTCCCGGGTCCTCGACGTCCTCCGCCGGGTCCTCGACGTCCTTTAAGGTCCGGCCAGCCCCGCCGCCGCCGCCGAGCCCGATCATGAGACTCACCCCCCGCGAACTCGAAAAGCTCACGCTGCACAACGCGGGCTTCGTCGCCCAGAAGCGGCTCGCCCGCGGGCTGCGTCTGAATCACCCCGAGGCGGTGGCCCTCCTCGCGGCGGTCGTGCTGGAGATGATCCGGGATGGACGCCGCGTCGCCGAGCTGATGGAGGTCGGCCGCTCGCTCCTGGGCCGCCGGCAGGTGATGCCCGGCGTCGCGGAGATGCTGCACGACGTGCAGGTGGAGGGCACCTTCCCCGACGGCACGAAGCTGGTGACGATCCACCACCCGGTCAGCTCGCTCGACGGCGACCTGACGCTCGCCCTGCACGGCAGCTTCCTGCCGGTGCCCTCGCTGGACCTCTTCGGCGACGAGCCCACCGACGACGCCGCGGGCGACGCGCCGGGCGCCGTCACCCCCGCGAAGGGGATCCTGGAGATGAACGCCGGCCGCGACGCAATCGACCTCGCGGTGACCAACACCGGCGACCGGCCGGTGCAGGTCGGCAGCCACTACCCCTTCCTCGAGACCAACGCCGCCCTCCGCTTCGACCGCCGCGCGGGCTTCGGCCGCCGGCTCGACGTGCCCGCCGGCACCGCCGTCCGCTTCGAGCCGGGCGAAACCAAGACCGTCCGCCTCGTGGAGGTGGCCGGGAACCGCGTCGTCCGCGGCGGCAACGCCCTCACCGACGGCGGGGTCGGCGACGAGAACCGAGAGGCCGCGATGGCCCGCGTGGCCGCCGGCGGCTTCGCCGACGCCCCCGCCTGAGCGATTGCGGACCATCGCCCACGGCCGCGGCCGCGGGCACACCCGGTGCGGCGGGCTCGCTTCGCCGCGGATCAAGAGGCGGGAGCGGCCCGGAGGCCCGCGGTCCGCGGATTTCGCTCCTGTCAGCTTGGCAGGCGCTCCCGGACGAGCCGGGGGGCTGGGCAGCGCCCCGGCGCCCTCACGGGGCCGCAGGAGGCTTCCGCGCGGCTCCACCGGCATGGCTCCCGAGCGGCACCGGCTTTGCACAAGCCCGGCGGTGGCGGCCGCTCCCCGCCCGCCGCCGACCCTTCCGGGTTCCACCACTCCACCCGCAACCTCAAGGAACAACCATGTCCAAGACCATTGGAATCGACCTCGGCACCACCAACTCGGTCGTCGCCGTCATGGAAGCCGGCGCACCCAAGGTGCTGATCAACGCCTCCGGCAACCGCACCACCCCCTCCATCGTCGCCTTCACCGACAAGGGCGACCGCCTCGTGGGCCAGCCGGCCCGCCAGCAGCAGGTGACCAACCCCAAGGGCACCGTCTACTCGATCAAGCGCTTCATGGGCCGCCGGGCCGGCGAGGTCGAGGAGGAGCAGAAGATGGTGCCCTACGGCATCCAGGGCTCCGGCGACGACCTCGTGAAGGTCGAGGTCAAGGGCAAGGAGTACACGCCGCAGGAGATCTCGGCGATGACGCTGGGGAACCTGAAGAAGACCGCCGAGGACTACCTCGGCGAGAGCGTGGACTCGGCCGTCATCACGGTGCCCGCCTACTTCAATGACTCGCAGCGCCAGGCGACCAAGGAGGCCGGGGAGATCGCCGGCCTCAAGGTCGAGCGGATCATCAACGAGCCCACCGCCGCCGCGCTCGCCTACGGCCTCGACAAGAAGACCAACGAGAAGATCGCGGTGTTCGACCTCGGCGGCGGCACCTTCGACGTCTCGGTCCTCGACGTCGGTGACGGCGTCTTCGAGGTGCTCGCCACCAACGGCGACGGCCACCTCGGCGGCGACGACTGGGACGAGCGGCTCATCAACCACCTCGCCGACGAGTTCAAGAAGAGCGACGGCATCGACCTCCGCAGCGACGCGATGGCGCTCCAGCGGCTGAAGGAAGCGGCCGAGAAGGCGAAGATCGAGCTCTCCCAGAGCCAGGAGACCACGGTCAACCTGCCCTTCATCACGGCGACGCAGGACGGCCCCAAGCACCTGATGATCACGCTGACGCGGACGAAGTTCGAGCAGATCTGCGACGACCTGTTCAGCCGCCTCCGGGGCCCGTGCGAGACGGCCCTCAAGGACGCCGGCCTCAAGGCCGGCGAGGTCGACGAGGTGGTGCTGGTCGGCGGGTCCTCGCGGATCCCCAAGGTGCAGAAGATGGCGAAGGAGATCTTCGGCAAGGAGCCCAACAAGAGCATCAACCCCGACGAGGTCGTCGCCATCGGCGCGGCCATCCAGGGCGGCGTGCTGCAGGGCGACGTGAAGGACGTGCTGCTGCTGGACGTGACCCCGCTCTCGCTGGGCATCGAGACCCGCGGCGGCGTGACCACGCGGCTGATCGAGAAGAACACCACGATCCCCACCAGCAAGAAGGAGACCTTCTCCACCGCGGCCGACAACCAGACCGAGGTCACGATCCACGTGCTTCAGGGCGAGCGGGAGTTCGCCAACGACAACCGCACGCTGGGCCGCTTCAACCTCGAAGGCATCAAGCCGGCCCGCGCCGGCGAGCCGCAGATCGAGGTGGAATTCGCCATCGACGCCAACGGCATCCTCAACGTCGCCGCCACCGACAAGGGCAGCGGCAAGACGCAAAACATCGAGATCAAGGGCTCCTCGGGCCTCTCCGAGGAGGAGATCGACCGGATGAAGAAGGATGCCGAGGCGCACGCCGCCGAGGACGCCAAGAAGCGGGAGCTGGTCGACCTGAAGAACCAGGCCGAGACGATCGTCCACCAGGTGCGCAAGCAGATGGAAGAGGCGGGCGACAAGCTCGACGGCGACACCCGCGGCAAGGTCGAGAGCGCCCTCTCCAACGTGGACGAGAAGGTCAAGGGCGACGACGCCGACGCAATCAAGGCCGCGCTCACCGCGCTGCAGACCGAGGCCGCCGCGCTCGCGGGAGCCGGTGCGGCGGATGCCGGAGCCGGGGAGGCGTCGTCTTCGGAGTCGGCCTCTTCGTCGCCGGACAACGCGGACGACGACGTCATCGACGCCGAGTTTGAAGTCAAGAGCTAACGCCTGCAACGGCCGGGCTGGATCCGCTCCGAGCCGTCGCCTCCGGGCGGCGGCTCTTCTCGTGGGTGCCCGAAGCGGCCGCGCCGGGTCCCGCCCGAGCCCCGGCCGCCGGCGGCGTCGCGGGCCCGATCCGGACGAGTACGTAGCCTGTTCGGATGGCCAGAGCCCGTTCGCAATTCGTCTGTTCCGCGTGCGGGTCGTCGTTCCCGAAGTGGCAAGGGCGGTGCCCCGATTGCGGAGCGTGGGACACCCTCGAGGAGGCCCGGGTGGACGCGTCTTCGGCCAAGGACGCACCCCGCGCGGGCGGCGGGGCGGGCGTCGGTGCCGGCGGAAACCCGGCGGAGGCGCGGCCGATCGGCGAGGTGGGCGAGGCGACGGAGGCGGAACGGCTCCCCAGCGGGATCGCGGAGTTCGACCGGGTGCTCGGGGCGGGGCTGGTGCCGGGGTCGGCGGTGCTCGTGGGCGGCGACCCCGGAATCGGCAAGAGCACGCTGATGCTGCAGGCGGCCCTGCGGCTGGCGGTCGGCGGCACGCGCGTGCTCTACGCGACCAGCGAGGAGTCGGCCGCGCAGCTGCGGATGCGGGCGGAGCGGCTGGCGCCCGCGAGCGGCGTGGCGGAGGGCGGTGGGCTGCCCGCGGAGCTGTTCGCGTTGGCGGACACGAACCTCGCCCGCATCACCGAGCAGGCCCGGCGGCTCAAGCCCCGGGTGGTGGTGATCGACTCGATCCAGATGGTCTACCGCGGCGACCTGGAGGCGGCGCCGGGCAGCGTCACGCAGCTGCGGGCCTGCACGCTGGAGCTGGTCTACGCGGCCAAGGAGGCCGGCTGGGCGGTGGTGCTGGTGGGCCACGTCACCAAGGCGGGCACCCTCGCGGGCCCCAAGCTGCTCGAGCACATGGTCGACGCGGTGCTCACCTTCGAGGGCGACCGCTACCACGCCCACCGCGTGGTGCGGGCGGTGAAGAACCGCTTCGGCAACACGCTGGAGGTGGGGCTGTTCCACATGACCGGCGCCGGCCTGGAGGAGGTGGCCGATGCGGGCGGGCTGCTGGCCGAAACCTATCAAGCGGGTCCGGGCAGCGTGGTGTGCCCGGTGCTCACCGGCTCGCGCTGCCTGATGGTGGAGCTGCAGGCGCTGACCGCGACGGGCTTTCTGGGCTCGGCGAAGCGGAAGGCCGCCGGCGTGGACGGCAACCGGCTGGCGATGCTGATCGCGGTGCTGGAGAAGCGGGCCGAGCTGCGGCTGGCGGATCAGGACGTCTTCACCTCCAGCGTCGGCGGGATGAAGGTGACCGAGCCGGCGTCGGACCTGGCGCTGGCGATGGCGATCGCGGGGGCCCACCTCAACCGCGGCGTCGGCGGGCCGGGCCGGGGGGGCGAGGGCGGCGCCGTCGCGGCGGTCGGCGAGATCGGCCTCGGCGGCGAGGTCCGCCACGTTGCGCAGCTGGATCGGCGGCTGGCGGAGGCGGGGCGGCTGGGCTTCGGGAAGGTGCTGACGCCGAAGGGCGGGAAGAAGGCGGCGCCGAGGGGCCTGGAGATCGTGGAGGTCGGATCGATCGAGGCGGCGCTGGCGCAGCTGGATTAGCGCCGGCCCGCCGCGGACCGCCGGCCC from Phycisphaera mikurensis NBRC 102666 carries:
- a CDS encoding urease accessory protein UreD, giving the protein MHATPRIPSTAGTGRARVERVAGRSVVTSSYATSPMKLLTPRTAGGGAASVVVSGFGGGILSGDTLSLDLDVGPAAVATLGTQASTKIFHADAEGRPATQRLGARVAAEGFLAVLPDPVVCFADAAYEQRQRFDLEDGAGLVLLDAFTAGRVARSERWRFRRFASRNEVFLRGRLLLHEALELRGEDAADELVTGGFDAFATLAFAGSAAADPEVAGWLGAVSGRRPRRGDAVRVSAGRVGDRPLVTARFAGPSAEHVHAELRAALGCVATRTGTAFGDRRF
- the urtE gene encoding urea ABC transporter ATP-binding subunit UrtE, whose protein sequence is MLEATDIDFSYGGVRALSGVSLAARAGEILCVTGRNGVGKTTLMRCVMGLEKAAGGSVTLDGVDVTKLAAEKRAAAGVALVPQGRMIFPKLTVEENLRIGLQARRDGVKKIPAEIYDTFPILRDFLKRKGGDLSGGQQQQLAIGRAMAGGPKAMLLDEPTEGIQPNIIQEIGRVLQRLAAGGMAVVLVEQYLDFVKEIGDRVAVMNRGSVVASGDMSVLTPELEREYLGV
- a CDS encoding ABC transporter ATP-binding protein, which encodes MNDPKQYDYRVEGPRQSQLWASRYLLFLQDVTAVFDGFKALDIEDLGLGHNELRVVVGPNGAGKTTMCDVISGMTRPTTGKVYFGGEDVTGLQEAEIARRGVGRKFQVPNVFDSLTVRENMLLALPEDGPRIGGKEHRRTSDPRTHGRGGLALHAAWRSLKHAGGRETSATRDRIDALLSRVRLLDDADTPARGLSHGQRQWLAISSLILKKPRLLLVDEPAAGLTDAETALTAELLLELRSDHAIVCIEHDMEFVRLLDARVTVLNEGRVLAEGPLAEIQADAAVIEAYLGR
- a CDS encoding phytanoyl-CoA dioxygenase family protein — encoded protein: MTALAPQSPPSSPDAPVTLPLAPDPANGRDLSDAEADYLFDVQGYRILRNVLSPLQLEKINGWVDRQDTDRLESGDWVGDVEVHTYGSKDGLNFQNIMEADNPVFQELIDQPAWIDQVRRYIVGDSTQHRLSIDECFLNLRRGGGFIPTHSGGDSVRFTGLFQWLNGKWAVGQINILMALDDIGPGDGGTTLIPGSHKQRFGHPLATESGKSMWDLGASGVDTLGMCEVNLNAGDAVMFTDGICHGSMPRTNPGERRIMVYRYSPQLLANRLNYIPSDEFLARLTEAQRAIVQPVPPRGRPGRTLTFQKGSGVGG
- a CDS encoding Uma2 family endonuclease, coding for METLSPGDGAAEVAEKVAWWLATGTPEVWSVDPANRTLTRHLPDRTSRTFTREEGVEAAPVFPGLRVELAGLFAFPAG
- a CDS encoding Uma2 family endonuclease — encoded protein: MSHPGTLAPPMTVEHFERLSAASDERMELIRGKVIAASPAGVHHGLVTQRLARIISNFVYENALGDVAAAETGFRLSLPDDDPAEPTVRAPDIAFLRKAGSARP
- the urtB gene encoding urea ABC transporter permease subunit UrtB — protein: MRVHLPLLMATLLALPIGAQENPRTVGVSGEKEARSADLIVGPGVAEVPESAAAVPEAEEEQADAVGRVILAAVPELGERKTAEDAVDRLIGLKDVRVKRLFERLVASEVYERGDEAGIVWAPVIADAEDGSGMQASLYPLLAEGEAAASEGETALPAAPPSAVVPFDELKRFRVFRPALNRIRDSLALIGLELDDPAERERAAIDTGNKRQSEAVPLLVELAEEDPDAGVRRAAAESLALIRASGGDPAATPGQVVAAVEQIGTLKSIRGLDLLDRLAADEEATPAVRSAAAAAAAQVQRHITATNWIKNAFFGLSLGSILVLMALGLAITFGLMGVINMAHGEMLMIGAVGTWATFTCLSGGQLFSWLPGLDTGLSAGWLYAVALPVSFLVAAAAGWLVEATIVRFLYKRPLDSLLATIGVSFVLIQLVRNWKGDNLPLVRPAWAGGSIELMQDVSFSTARLFIIALSIACVVAVAAIFRFTKAGLLVRATSQNRDMARALGVNTRRVDALTFAFGSGLAGIAGYGLYLIASVSPQMGQGYIVDSFLVVVVGGVGQLAGVVLSGFGIGFAQKMLEPLELITEPIRLFDATWANVAVLAGVVLFIQRRPGGLFPERGRQANLATGDEAPWASRPSGWTDALMMSLLVGLGLVLVPILYGSGTLSIDDVNRYGYFATYAICAVGLDLLWGYVGVLSLCQFLFFAFGAYAAGFYLINHGPKINGIPECLYYVMSGTGDLTAPAYLSLFENGFVSLLLALLIPGAVAFALGVVMFRSRVKGVYFAILTQTFTVIALRVFQKNELGMGGTNGIRITFTETLFGHPIMTTEGLGPFEQTRFRLYAISVVALILSVVVAKLITRSRYGRVLLAIRDDETRLRFGGYRTWLFKAGVFAVAGVMAGLGGALYLPQKGIITPGDMAPYWSILVVAWVAVGGRGTVWGAVIGAIGVSAMYAWMTSNHPAYWMFALGALFILTPLLLPGGVMSLPAMLGGRLRKAGGA